The Sorangiineae bacterium MSr11954 DNA segment AGCGATGGCCGAAGCCGGGGAGCGCTTCGTTGCGGCGGGCGTAGGCGTCGACGATGCGGCGCGCGCGTCGCGGGGACGCGGCGTCCCGGACGAGGGCCTCGATGTCGTCGCTCACCGTGCCATGGCGCGGGCCGGAGAACGCGCCGGCGGCGGCCGAGAGGACGGCGTGCAAGTCGGCGCCCGAGGAGGCGACGACCCGGGCGGTGAACGAGGAGACGTTGAGCTCGTGATCGGCGCTGAGGATCAAGGTCGCATCGATCAGGCGCACGCGGTCCGGGTGGGGCGGGCGCTTCAAGAGGATGCAAATGCGCTCGGCCAAGGTCGACGCGCGTGACGAAGCTTCTGCCCAGCGGCGCGGCCGGAGGATCCATGGCAAGGCGGCGAGCAGGGGGCGCGCTGACGTTCGGATCGATTCGGGGGTGGGCGTGCGCCGGTGCGAGGACGCGGTGGGTGCGGGGGCGAGGGGCGCGGTGATGGCCCAGGTGGCGAGGAGCAACGGGAGGCGCATGTACGGCCGCTGCGCCAGGCGCGCGGTGCGCATGTCGTCTTCGGGGATGGCGGCGGGGGTCCAATGGGGGACGAGGTCGGGGAGCACGCCGGTCCAGAGCAGCTCGGCGACTTGCTCGAAGCGCGCGCCGCGGACGACGAGATCGAGCGCCAGGTGTCCCCGGTAGCGGGGGCCATCGGCCGTGATCTCCGTGATGCTCGAGTCGAGCACCGGCTCGCCCCAGCGGAGCGCGCCCGCGGCGACGGCGCCGTGTCCCGAGCGGGCATCGTGGCGCGCCTTGAGGCGCAGCACGTCCTCGCGGAGGTACCTTCGGCCGCGTCCTTTTCCCGCAGCGGGAAAGCTTCGAACGAGGCCGCGGCTCACGTACGCATAGAGCGTCTCCCGGCGGATGCCGAGCCATGCGCACGCCTCGCGCGAGGAGATGAACGAGGCGCCCGATTCGGTCGTATGGATTGTCGAATCAACAT contains these protein-coding regions:
- a CDS encoding citrate synthase family protein; the protein is MLINVDSTIHTTESGASFISSREACAWLGIRRETLYAYVSRGLVRSFPAAGKGRGRRYLREDVLRLKARHDARSGHGAVAAGALRWGEPVLDSSITEITADGPRYRGHLALDLVVRGARFEQVAELLWTGVLPDLVPHWTPAAIPEDDMRTARLAQRPYMRLPLLLATWAITAPLAPAPTASSHRRTPTPESIRTSARPLLAALPWILRPRRWAEASSRASTLAERICILLKRPPHPDRVRLIDATLILSADHELNVSSFTARVVASSGADLHAVLSAAAGAFSGPRHGTVSDDIEALVRDAASPRRARRIVDAYARRNEALPGFGHRFYRGGDPRGRELLARAAALAPDDPNLRTLAALVQAAEQKLDQHPNLDLGLVAVACALGAPRGTAATLFALGRAAGWVAHALEQCESGALIRPRARYVERGAG